Below is a genomic region from Candidatus Binatia bacterium.
CTGCGAGGTCGCGAAGACATGAGCACACGTGGTAACGGTGAACCGTGTTCGAGCGGGTGCTCAAGAGGTTTCGCGACAATATCCGGCTGCGTCAATACGTAATGACCATCCACGCCGAGGAGGAAATGGATGACGACCGTCTGAGCATCTTCGATGTCGAAAGCGCGACCTTGACCGGGCAGATCATTGAACGGCAACGTGACCGTAAGACGCGCGAATGGAAGTACGTGGTCAGCGGCGGGGCCATTGATGGGGCGCGCGTCGGTGTAGT
It encodes:
- a CDS encoding DUF4258 domain-containing protein, with protein sequence MFERVLKRFRDNIRLRQYVMTIHAEEEMDDDRLSIFDVESATLTGQIIERQRDRKTREWKYVVSGGAIDGARVGVVGKLSSSGSLVILTTYRE